From the Amycolatopsis thermoflava N1165 genome, one window contains:
- a CDS encoding cyclase family protein, with product MRQLVDISVPLRSGIASDPPGHRPSITYIDHQQSVPDMLRFFPGATAEDLPDGEGWAIERIEATTHTGTHLDAPYHYASTMDGGRRAITIDEVPLHWCFQPGVKLDFRHLPDGHVVSPADIDAELDRIGHQLRPLDIVLINTRAGTRYGQDDYVTSGCGVGRAATLHLLEQGVRVTGTDAWSWDAPFLFTAERYARDHDASIIWEGHRAGREIGYCHIEKLHNLENLPAHGFQVACFPVKIHRASAGWTRAVAIFDEDVA from the coding sequence ATGCGACAACTCGTGGACATCTCGGTCCCCCTGCGGAGCGGGATCGCCTCCGACCCACCCGGCCACCGGCCCTCGATCACCTACATCGACCACCAGCAGTCCGTCCCGGACATGCTCCGCTTCTTCCCGGGCGCGACGGCCGAGGACCTGCCCGACGGCGAGGGCTGGGCGATCGAGCGGATCGAGGCCACCACCCACACCGGCACCCACCTCGACGCCCCCTACCACTACGCGTCCACCATGGACGGAGGACGCCGGGCCATCACGATCGACGAGGTCCCCCTGCACTGGTGCTTCCAGCCCGGGGTCAAGCTGGACTTCCGCCACCTCCCCGACGGCCACGTCGTAAGCCCCGCCGACATCGACGCCGAGCTCGACCGGATCGGCCACCAGCTGCGCCCGCTCGACATCGTGCTGATCAACACCCGCGCCGGCACCCGGTACGGCCAGGACGACTACGTCACCTCCGGCTGCGGGGTCGGCCGCGCCGCCACCCTGCACCTGCTCGAACAAGGGGTTCGGGTGACCGGCACCGACGCCTGGAGCTGGGACGCCCCGTTCCTGTTCACCGCCGAACGCTACGCCCGGGACCACGACGCCTCCATCATCTGGGAGGGCCACCGGGCCGGACGTGAGATCGGCTATTGCCACATCGAGAAGCTGCACAACCTGGAGAACCTCCCGGCACACGGCTTTCAGGTCGCCTGCTTCCCGGTCAAGATCCATCGAGCCTCCGCCGGCTGGACCCGCGCCGTGGCGATCTTCGACGAGGACGTGGCATGA